In Triticum urartu cultivar G1812 chromosome 6, Tu2.1, whole genome shotgun sequence, the following proteins share a genomic window:
- the LOC125515557 gene encoding aquaporin PIP1-5-like produces MEGKEEDVRLGANRYSERQPIGTAAQGGGADEKDYKEPPPAPLFEAEELTSWSFYRAGIAEFLATFLFLYISVLTVMGVVGNPSGSKCGTVGIQGIAWSFGGMIFVLVYCTAGISGGHINPAVTFGLFLARKLSLTRAVFYIVMQCLGAICGAGVVKGFQTTLYQGNGGGANSVAPGYTKGDGLGAEIVGTFVLVYTVFSATDAKRSARDSHVPILAPLPIGFAVFLVHLATIPITGTGINPARSLGAAIIYNKKQAWDDHWIFWVGPFIGAALAAIYHVVVIRAIPFKSRD; encoded by the exons ATGGAGGGCAAGGAGGAGGACGTGCGGCTGGGCGCGAACCGCTACTCGGAGCGCCAGCCCATCGGCACGGCAgcgcagggcggcggcgcggacgaGAAGGACTACAAGGAGCCTCCCCCAGCGCCGCTCTTCGAGGCGGAGGAGCTCACCTCCTGGTCCTTCTACCGGGCCGGCATCGCCGAGTTCCTGGCCACCTTCCTCTTCCTCTACATCTCGGTGCTCACCGTGATGGGCGTGGTGGGCAACCCGTCCGGGTCCAAGTGCGGCACCGTCGGCATCCAGGGCATCGCCTGGAGCTTCGGCGGCATGATCTTCGTGCTCGTCTACTGCACCGCCGGCATCTCCGGCGGACACATCAACCCCGCGGTCACCTTCGGGCTGTTCCTGGCAAGGAAGCTGTCGCTCACCAGGGCCGTCTTCTACATCGTGATGCAGTGCCTGGGGGCCATATGCGGCGCCGGCGTGGTGAAGGGGTTCCAGACCACGCTGTACCAGGGCAACGGCGGCGGCGCCAACTCCGTCGCGCCCGGGTACACCAAGGGGGACGGGCTTGGCGCGGAGATCGTCGGCACGTTCGTGCTGGTGTACACCGTCTTCTCCGCCACCGACGCCAAGCGCAGCGCCAGAGACTCCCACGTCCCC ATTTTGGCGCCGCTTCCGATCGGGTTCGCGGTGTTCCTGGTGCACCTGGCGACGATCCCCATCACGGGGACCGGCATCAACCCGGCGAGGTCCCTGGGCGCCGCCATCATCTACAACAAGAAGCAGGCGTGGGACGACCAC TGGATCTTCTGGGTTGGCCCGTTCATCGGCGCGGCGCTGGCGGCCATCTACCACGTGGTGGTGATCAGGGCCATCCCCTTCAAGAGCCGCGACTAG